The sequence below is a genomic window from Cedecea neteri.
ATCCGCTGAGGCTTGTTGGGGAAAAATTGATAAAAGAGAACATCGCGGCGATGCACGCCACGCTGGATATTAATGCAGAAGATAAATTGCTGGCGAGCGTTTCGCTGCTGCGCAATGCGCGGCGCGTGCTGCTCGTGGGAATAGGCGCGTCTGGCCTGGTAGCGAAGAATTTCTCGTGGAAGTTGATGAAGATTGGTATTCACGCCGTCGCCGAGCAGGATATGCATGCCCTGCTCGCAACGGTGCAGGCGATGACGCCGGAAGACGTACTGCTTGCCATTTCCTACTCGGGCGAGCGCCGTGAGATCAATCTGGCTGCCGATGAAGCGCTGAACGCCGGGGCGAAAATCCTCGCGATTACCGGCTTCACGCCTAACGCCCTACAGCAGCGCGCCAGCCTGTGCCTGTATACCATCGCGGAAGAACAGGCCACGCGCAGCGCCGCAATTTCCTCCACCAGCGCCCAGATGATGCTGACCGATCTGCTGTTTATGGCCCTGGTGCAGCAGGACCTGGAAAACGCGCCGGAGCGGATCCGCCAGAGCGAGGCGCTGGTGAAGAAGCTGGTTTAGGGTTTCGCATTTGC
It includes:
- a CDS encoding MurR/RpiR family transcriptional regulator, encoding MNCLLRIRSRYAMLAQSDRKLADFLLAEPDHARHLSSQQLAEEAGVSQSSVVKFAQKLGFKGFPAMKLAISEALASGQNPNSVPVHNQILGDDPLRLVGEKLIKENIAAMHATLDINAEDKLLASVSLLRNARRVLLVGIGASGLVAKNFSWKLMKIGIHAVAEQDMHALLATVQAMTPEDVLLAISYSGERREINLAADEALNAGAKILAITGFTPNALQQRASLCLYTIAEEQATRSAAISSTSAQMMLTDLLFMALVQQDLENAPERIRQSEALVKKLV